One window from the genome of Paraclostridium sordellii encodes:
- a CDS encoding DUF1846 domain-containing protein, which translates to MKIGFDHKKYLEEQSKYILERVNNYDKLYLEFGGKLMFDLHAKRVLPGFDENAKIKVLQNLKDKLEVVICVYAGDIERNKIRGDFGITYDMEVLRLIDDLRAYELDVNSVVITRYEGQPATTVFINKLERRGIKVYKHAPTKGYPSDVDTIVSDEGYGANPYIETTKPIVVVTAPGPNSGKLGTCLSQLYHENKRGNEVGYSKFETFPVWNVPLKHPLNIAYEAATVDLKDVNMIDSFHLEKYGVQSVNYNRDLELFPVLKKIIEKITGKESVYQSPTDMGVNRVGYGIIDDEVVQEASRQEIIRRYFKTACEYKKGQVDKGAYDRMNIIMEELNLKPEDRKVVMPARNYSAKLKEASNTPNDICPVVALELCDGTILTGKASETMNATAAAVLNAVKHFADINDDMHLISPVVLEPIINLKANTLGNRNVALSCEEVLTALSICAVTNPTAQAAMEKLPMLKGAQAHSTTMLNVNDEQTFRKLGVDTTSDPEYPSANLYQN; encoded by the coding sequence ATGAAGATCGGATTTGACCACAAAAAATATTTAGAAGAACAATCTAAATATATCTTAGAAAGAGTTAATAACTATGATAAGTTATACTTAGAATTTGGCGGGAAGTTAATGTTTGACCTACATGCTAAAAGAGTTTTACCAGGATTTGACGAAAATGCAAAAATAAAAGTATTACAAAACTTAAAAGATAAATTAGAAGTTGTAATATGTGTTTATGCAGGCGATATAGAAAGAAATAAAATAAGAGGAGATTTCGGTATCACTTACGATATGGAAGTTTTAAGACTTATAGATGATTTAAGAGCATACGAACTTGATGTTAACAGTGTTGTAATAACAAGATATGAAGGGCAACCTGCTACAACAGTTTTTATAAATAAATTAGAGCGTAGAGGTATAAAAGTATATAAGCATGCACCAACAAAAGGATATCCAAGTGATGTAGATACTATAGTAAGTGATGAAGGTTATGGAGCAAATCCATATATAGAAACGACTAAACCTATAGTAGTTGTTACAGCGCCAGGACCAAACAGTGGTAAACTAGGAACTTGCTTAAGTCAGTTATACCATGAAAATAAAAGAGGAAATGAAGTAGGATACTCTAAGTTTGAAACATTCCCAGTATGGAATGTACCTTTAAAGCATCCTTTAAATATAGCTTATGAAGCGGCAACTGTAGACTTAAAAGATGTTAATATGATAGATTCATTCCATCTTGAAAAATATGGAGTACAATCAGTTAACTATAACCGTGATTTAGAATTATTCCCAGTTTTAAAGAAAATAATAGAAAAGATAACTGGAAAAGAATCTGTATATCAATCTCCAACAGATATGGGAGTTAATAGAGTTGGATACGGTATAATAGACGATGAAGTAGTTCAAGAAGCTTCAAGACAAGAAATAATAAGAAGATACTTTAAAACAGCTTGTGAATATAAAAAAGGACAAGTTGATAAAGGTGCTTATGATAGAATGAATATAATAATGGAAGAGTTAAACTTAAAACCTGAAGATAGAAAGGTTGTAATGCCTGCTAGAAATTACAGTGCTAAGTTAAAAGAAGCTTCTAATACACCAAATGATATATGTCCGGTAGTTGCATTAGAACTTTGCGATGGAACTATATTAACAGGAAAAGCATCTGAAACAATGAACGCAACAGCAGCAGCAGTATTAAATGCTGTAAAGCATTTTGCAGATATAAATGATGATATGCATTTAATATCGCCAGTTGTTTTAGAACCAATCATAAACTTAAAAGCTAATACTTTAGGAAATAGAAATGTTGCTTTAAGCTGTGAAGAAGTATTAACGGCTTTAAGTATATGCGCTGTAACTAACCCAACAGCTCAAGCTGCAATGGAAAAATTACCTATGTTAAAAGGTGCTCAAGCACATTCAACAACTATGTTAAATGTAAATGATGAGCAAACATTTAGAAAATTAGGTGTGGATACAACTTCTGATCCAGAATATCCATCAGCTAACTTATATCAAAACTAA
- a CDS encoding DUF1540 domain-containing protein yields MIKCFSTNCTFNNSGKCNASVVNIEGFDADITPETYCKTFVDSSDSSTLTNSTGDNETTYKDIICSASNCMYNFNGSCKSSLVQVNSINNTCETFKKRCCWSYEY; encoded by the coding sequence TTGATTAAATGTTTTTCTACAAATTGTACTTTTAATAACTCTGGAAAGTGTAATGCATCTGTTGTAAATATAGAAGGTTTTGATGCAGATATTACTCCAGAAACTTACTGTAAGACTTTTGTTGACTCTTCAGATTCATCTACCCTAACTAATTCTACAGGCGATAATGAAACTACATATAAAGATATAATATGTAGTGCATCTAATTGTATGTATAATTTTAATGGTTCTTGCAAATCTTCCCTGGTTCAAGTTAATTCAATAAATAATACATGTGAAACTTTTAAAAAAAGATGTTGTTGGAGTTATGAGTATTAA
- the ytaF gene encoding sporulation membrane protein YtaF, with product MLESLILVLALCIDTFVAGIAYGTDRIKIPLSSNIVITTVCSLFLALSLSLGSLLKEFISPSFASILSFALLFSLGVLRLFESFFKSYIQNFSSIGAPLTFKLFDFKFVLEIYANETKADYDKSKTLTIKESVYLAVALSIDSIAVGFGSSLVSFNFVQILLLSFTIGILALFLGVNIGKKFIEKVNINLSWLSGAMLVCLAIIRLI from the coding sequence ATGTTAGAATCGCTTATTTTAGTCTTAGCTTTATGTATAGATACATTTGTAGCTGGCATTGCTTATGGAACAGATAGAATAAAAATTCCATTATCTTCAAATATCGTAATAACTACTGTTTGTTCTTTGTTTTTAGCTTTATCACTATCACTAGGTTCTTTACTTAAAGAGTTTATATCTCCTAGCTTTGCTTCTATACTAAGCTTTGCGTTATTATTTTCACTAGGGGTATTAAGATTATTTGAATCTTTCTTTAAATCCTACATTCAAAACTTTTCCAGTATTGGAGCTCCTTTAACTTTTAAATTATTTGATTTTAAATTTGTTTTAGAAATTTATGCAAATGAAACTAAAGCAGATTATGATAAATCTAAAACCCTTACAATAAAGGAGTCTGTATATTTAGCAGTTGCACTTTCTATAGATAGTATAGCTGTAGGTTTTGGTAGTAGTTTAGTAAGTTTTAATTTCGTTCAAATTTTATTATTATCATTTACTATTGGCATATTGGCTTTATTTCTAGGTGTTAATATAGGTAAAAAATTCATTGAAAAAGTAAATATAAATTTATCATGGCTTTCTGGAGCTATGCTTGTATGTTTAGCTATAATAAGATTAATATAA
- a CDS encoding PTS sugar transporter subunit IIC: MGQNKFLEKLDKILSPIGAKIGSQRHLNAISTGMMMTLPLIVVGSLFLIIANPPINPELVNPDNTNIFIKFLLQWKAFAVANYATITAPYDMTMGLLGLMSAFSIAYTLASDYKMNAAMSGLISTALFFMICAPSNEGNIPMSFLGADGLFVAIIIGLASVEISRFVDKMEWKFNLPSSVPTAVASFMNTLVPLLLNIVILYGLNILVMANTGVSLPQSIMNILTPALNIADNLWGYLLLITFGNVLWLFGVNGTSIIFPIAFALGLSNTGLNSDLVAAGQDPNVIMNLQMFRIAILGGAGNTLGLALLMSRSKSTHLKSLGRLSIVPGICGINEPIIFGGPIVFNPILAIPFVATPILCVSLTYFAQKIGLITCGFIVDPSFTPFFAQAYLSSMDIRNVLFVFVLVAISIVVYYPFFKVYEGNMIKKEIEENNEEDDFSFEELDLI, encoded by the coding sequence ATGGGACAAAATAAATTTTTAGAAAAATTAGATAAAATATTATCTCCTATTGGAGCTAAAATTGGGAGTCAAAGACATTTAAATGCTATTTCTACAGGAATGATGATGACACTTCCTCTTATTGTAGTTGGATCTTTGTTTTTAATAATTGCAAATCCTCCTATAAATCCAGAATTAGTAAATCCTGATAATACAAATATATTTATTAAATTTTTACTGCAGTGGAAGGCGTTTGCCGTTGCTAATTATGCAACAATAACTGCTCCATATGATATGACTATGGGGTTATTAGGTTTAATGTCTGCGTTTTCAATAGCATATACACTGGCAAGTGATTATAAAATGAATGCAGCTATGTCAGGTTTAATATCAACAGCATTATTTTTTATGATATGTGCTCCAAGTAATGAGGGAAATATTCCTATGTCATTTTTAGGGGCTGATGGTTTATTTGTTGCTATAATCATAGGATTAGCTTCGGTTGAGATAAGTAGATTTGTTGATAAAATGGAATGGAAGTTTAATTTACCAAGTTCTGTTCCCACAGCTGTGGCATCATTTATGAATACATTAGTACCGCTTTTATTAAATATTGTTATTTTATATGGGTTAAATATACTTGTGATGGCAAATACAGGAGTTAGTTTACCTCAATCTATTATGAATATACTTACTCCGGCACTTAATATAGCAGATAATTTATGGGGATATTTATTACTTATAACTTTTGGAAATGTGCTATGGTTATTTGGAGTAAATGGAACATCTATAATATTCCCTATTGCTTTTGCGTTAGGGCTTAGCAATACAGGATTAAATTCAGACTTAGTAGCGGCAGGGCAAGATCCTAATGTAATAATGAATTTACAGATGTTTAGGATAGCTATATTGGGAGGTGCAGGAAATACTTTAGGATTGGCTTTATTAATGTCTAGAAGTAAGTCTACACATTTAAAGTCTCTAGGAAGATTATCTATAGTGCCTGGGATATGTGGAATTAACGAACCTATTATATTTGGAGGACCTATAGTTTTTAATCCTATACTTGCAATACCATTTGTAGCAACTCCTATTTTATGTGTTTCACTTACATACTTTGCTCAAAAGATAGGTCTTATAACTTGTGGATTTATTGTAGATCCATCTTTTACACCTTTCTTTGCACAGGCATATTTATCTTCTATGGATATAAGAAATGTATTGTTTGTTTTCGTTTTAGTGGCAATCAGTATAGTAGTATATTATCCATTTTTTAAAGTTTATGAAGGAAATATGATAAAAAAAGAAATTGAAGAAAATAATGAAGAAGATGACTTTAGTTTTGAAGAACTAGACTTAATATAA
- a CDS encoding AAA family ATPase has translation MAEKFIKDPWARIKTRNGLNGDEVISALQKSIRRGLEEQACEFAYEMYITSPQMEEKLWRRLLTMTVEDIGMGDPMACIIVNNLYEMRKQFSYADGDRPIYFIHAIRYLCSCQKDRSSDLLKNIVIKGFAMGRIPEIPDYALDKHTVRGAKMGRDSFHFLNEASKVIPQMEVENDYKERYGKILEVYKPEDAVESAFQYNPWQE, from the coding sequence ATGGCTGAAAAATTTATAAAAGACCCTTGGGCAAGAATCAAAACTCGTAACGGATTAAATGGAGATGAGGTTATATCTGCACTTCAAAAATCAATAAGACGTGGATTAGAAGAACAAGCTTGTGAATTTGCTTATGAAATGTATATAACATCACCTCAAATGGAAGAAAAATTATGGAGAAGATTATTAACTATGACGGTAGAAGATATAGGTATGGGGGATCCAATGGCATGTATTATAGTTAATAATTTATATGAAATGAGAAAGCAATTCTCATATGCAGATGGAGATAGACCTATTTACTTTATACATGCTATAAGATATTTATGCAGCTGTCAAAAAGATCGTTCAAGTGATTTATTAAAAAATATAGTTATAAAAGGATTTGCTATGGGAAGGATACCTGAAATTCCTGATTATGCTCTAGATAAACATACTGTAAGAGGTGCTAAAATGGGTAGGGATTCATTTCATTTCTTAAATGAAGCTAGTAAAGTTATACCACAAATGGAAGTTGAAAATGATTATAAAGAAAGATATGGCAAAATTTTAGAGGTATATAAACCAGAAGATGCAGTAGAAAGCGCATTTCAATATAACCCTTGGCAAGAATAA
- a CDS encoding MurR/RpiR family transcriptional regulator, producing MNFEYLCDKYQLSTIEQNILKYLYSNIDNLKKLGIRKVAKDNFTSTTIIYKLCKKLGFEGYSDMIYNISYSNKSEDSDSSVDIFTNASNEISKNLKPLSTILNKSRNKLIMLLGVGYSQMIANYMSERFVINGFKCIANTHLQLLNKSNKDDVLLIVISNSGESSSILEVSETAKNNGIEIISFVGNSSSSLAKISDLSIVLKGYEKFPNLKHIPNTFFSEVLLLFECFISNIN from the coding sequence ATGAACTTTGAATATCTTTGCGATAAATATCAACTATCTACTATAGAACAAAATATATTAAAATATTTATATAGTAATATTGATAATTTGAAAAAACTAGGTATCCGTAAAGTTGCAAAAGATAACTTTACATCAACAACTATTATATATAAATTATGTAAAAAGCTAGGTTTTGAAGGTTACTCTGATATGATTTATAACATATCTTATTCCAATAAGTCAGAAGATTCAGATTCTTCTGTTGATATTTTTACAAATGCTTCGAATGAGATAAGTAAAAACCTAAAACCCCTTTCTACAATACTTAATAAATCAAGAAATAAATTAATAATGCTTCTTGGTGTTGGATACTCACAAATGATTGCCAATTATATGAGTGAGCGTTTTGTTATAAACGGATTTAAATGTATAGCCAACACTCATTTACAACTTTTGAACAAATCTAACAAAGATGATGTCTTACTAATAGTAATATCTAACTCTGGAGAAAGTTCAAGTATTCTAGAAGTATCAGAAACCGCAAAAAATAATGGTATAGAAATTATTAGTTTTGTAGGAAATAGCAGTTCTTCACTTGCCAAAATTTCAGACCTTTCAATTGTACTAAAAGGTTATGAAAAATTTCCTAATTTAAAACATATTCCAAATACATTCTTTTCTGAAGTTTTATTGCTATTTGAATGTTTTATAAGTAATATAAATTGA
- a CDS encoding DEAD/DEAH box helicase — MNFKELGINDNTIEKLNKMGITSPTPIQEESIDIIKSGKDLIAEAQTGTGKTLAFLLPIFENLSSDDNNIQALIISPTRELAIQITKEAEKLSENTEINLLAMYGGKDIGGQLKKLKRNIHLVIATPGRLLDHIDRETIDLSKLKVLVLDEADQMLFMGFRNEVETILRYTPKTRQMLCFSATMDAAVKKLAYKYMNNPSVVSIEKEEITLTNIKQNVVETTDRKKQDALCTVLDQDNPFMGIIFCRTKARVDKLEEVLHRRKYNCAKLHSDIKQSHRERIMKSFRNADIQYLIATDVASRGLDISGVSHVYNYDIPENAETYIHRIGRTGRAGEEGYTCMFVDPKDFNTLKEIEDSIEMEIPRREV, encoded by the coding sequence ATGAATTTTAAAGAATTAGGAATTAATGATAATACAATAGAAAAATTAAATAAGATGGGAATAACAAGTCCTACACCTATACAAGAAGAAAGTATAGATATAATAAAATCAGGTAAAGATTTGATAGCAGAAGCTCAAACAGGAACAGGAAAGACATTAGCATTCTTACTTCCTATATTTGAAAATCTATCATCTGATGATAACAATATTCAAGCTCTTATAATTTCACCAACTAGAGAACTTGCAATACAAATAACTAAAGAAGCAGAAAAACTTAGTGAGAATACAGAAATTAACTTGCTAGCAATGTATGGTGGAAAAGATATTGGTGGCCAGTTAAAAAAGTTAAAAAGAAATATACACTTAGTTATAGCTACGCCTGGTAGATTATTAGATCATATAGATAGAGAAACTATAGATCTTAGTAAATTGAAAGTTTTAGTTTTAGATGAGGCTGACCAAATGTTATTTATGGGATTTAGAAATGAAGTGGAAACTATACTTAGATATACTCCTAAAACTCGTCAAATGCTTTGTTTCTCTGCAACTATGGATGCTGCCGTAAAGAAATTAGCATATAAGTATATGAATAATCCATCAGTTGTTAGTATAGAAAAAGAAGAAATAACTTTAACTAATATAAAACAAAACGTGGTTGAAACTACAGATAGAAAAAAACAAGATGCTCTATGTACAGTTCTAGATCAAGATAACCCATTTATGGGGATAATATTCTGTAGAACTAAAGCTAGGGTTGATAAACTGGAAGAAGTTCTTCATAGAAGAAAATACAACTGCGCTAAGCTTCATAGTGATATAAAGCAATCTCATAGAGAACGAATAATGAAATCTTTTAGAAATGCAGATATTCAATATCTAATAGCAACTGATGTTGCATCTAGAGGTTTAGATATAAGTGGGGTATCTCATGTATATAATTATGATATACCTGAAAATGCTGAAACATATATCCATAGAATTGGAAGAACAGGAAGAGCTGGTGAAGAAGGTTATACATGTATGTTTGTAGACCCAAAAGATTTCAATACATTAAAAGAAATAGAAGATAGCATAGAAATGGAAATTCCAAGAAGAGAAGTATAA
- a CDS encoding precorrin-2 dehydrogenase/sirohydrochlorin ferrochelatase family protein — protein MNYPIMIDLKGKEITVIGGGKIAYRKVNNFLKFGYKVTVVSREFIEDFNNIENKIKLIKDEYSEKYIKDSFIVVAATNNKKVNESIGMFCRTNNKLVNVIDDQNLSNFIVPSCVKRGDLVISVSTGGKSPSLASKIRKDLEIQYDDSYEEYLILLGELREQILEKYNNPSIRKDLLNKIINLNYDELKKLEI, from the coding sequence ATGAACTACCCTATTATGATTGATTTAAAGGGAAAAGAAATAACTGTAATAGGTGGAGGTAAAATCGCTTATAGGAAGGTTAATAATTTTCTTAAATTTGGATATAAAGTTACAGTAGTATCTAGAGAATTTATTGAAGACTTCAACAATATAGAAAATAAAATTAAACTTATAAAGGATGAATACAGTGAAAAATATATAAAAGATAGTTTTATTGTAGTAGCTGCAACGAATAATAAAAAGGTAAATGAAAGTATAGGGATGTTCTGTAGGACCAATAATAAACTTGTTAATGTTATTGATGACCAAAATTTATCAAATTTTATAGTTCCATCATGTGTAAAAAGAGGTGATTTAGTCATAAGTGTATCGACGGGAGGCAAGAGTCCTTCTTTAGCATCAAAAATAAGAAAAGATTTAGAAATACAATATGATGATAGCTATGAAGAATATTTAATTTTATTGGGTGAACTTAGGGAACAAATTTTAGAAAAATATAATAATCCATCTATAAGGAAAGATTTATTAAATAAAATTATAAATTTAAATTATGATGAATTGAAAAAATTAGAAATTTAG
- the hemL gene encoding glutamate-1-semialdehyde 2,1-aminomutase translates to MRKNEKSLKIYEEATKYIPGGVNSPVRAFKSVGLDPVFIDRAEGCKIYDVDGNEYIDYICSWGPLMLGHSPKEIVDGIEEVVKKGTSYGVPTAIEVDMAKLIVEAYPAIDQVRMVNSGTEATMSALRVARAYTGRNKILKFEGCYHGHSDALLVKSGSGTITYGVPTSPGVPEDVVKDTLVTRYNDIEATKAMFEKHGNEIAAVILETVAGNMGVVPGKKEFIQFLRDITKEYGTVLIFDEVITGFRLAYNSSVGYYGIEPDMACFGKIIGAGLPVGAYGGKKEIMDMVSPVGPVYQAGTLSGNPLAMYMGKKNLEILRDRPEIYSELERKATKLEEGLRANVEKLGLNYTVNRAGSLVCLFFAEGPINNYDDVTKCNVPMFNRYFEELLNRGILLAPTQFEAMFLSNAHTDEIIDETIKASYEALKAAHNL, encoded by the coding sequence ATGAGAAAAAATGAAAAGTCTCTTAAAATATATGAGGAAGCAACTAAGTACATACCAGGTGGGGTAAATAGCCCGGTTAGAGCATTTAAATCAGTAGGACTAGACCCTGTTTTTATAGATAGAGCTGAGGGATGTAAGATATATGATGTAGATGGAAATGAATATATAGATTATATATGTTCATGGGGACCTCTTATGTTAGGTCATAGTCCTAAAGAAATAGTTGATGGAATAGAGGAAGTAGTTAAAAAAGGTACAAGCTATGGAGTTCCAACTGCTATAGAAGTTGATATGGCTAAACTTATAGTAGAAGCTTATCCTGCTATAGATCAAGTTCGTATGGTAAACTCTGGAACAGAAGCTACTATGAGTGCTTTAAGAGTTGCTAGAGCTTACACTGGTAGAAATAAAATACTAAAGTTTGAAGGATGTTATCATGGACATTCAGATGCACTTTTAGTTAAATCAGGATCAGGAACTATAACTTATGGGGTACCAACAAGTCCTGGAGTACCAGAAGATGTTGTAAAAGATACTTTAGTAACTAGATATAATGATATAGAAGCTACTAAAGCTATGTTTGAAAAGCATGGTAATGAAATAGCTGCTGTTATATTAGAGACAGTAGCAGGTAATATGGGAGTTGTTCCAGGTAAAAAAGAATTTATACAATTTTTAAGAGATATAACTAAAGAATATGGAACAGTTTTAATATTTGATGAAGTTATAACTGGATTTAGATTAGCTTACAATAGTTCTGTAGGTTATTATGGAATAGAACCTGACATGGCATGCTTTGGTAAGATAATAGGGGCTGGACTTCCTGTTGGAGCTTACGGAGGTAAAAAAGAAATAATGGATATGGTTTCTCCTGTAGGGCCAGTTTATCAAGCGGGAACTTTATCAGGAAATCCTCTAGCTATGTATATGGGTAAAAAGAATTTAGAAATTTTAAGAGATAGACCAGAAATTTATAGTGAATTAGAAAGAAAAGCTACAAAGTTAGAAGAAGGCTTAAGAGCAAATGTTGAGAAGTTAGGATTAAACTATACTGTAAACAGAGCGGGGTCTTTAGTTTGTCTATTCTTTGCCGAAGGACCTATAAACAATTACGATGATGTTACTAAGTGTAATGTTCCTATGTTTAATAGATATTTTGAAGAATTATTAAATAGAGGTATATTACTTGCTCCAACTCAATTTGAAGCAATGTTCTTATCTAATGCTCATACTGATGAGATAATTGATGAAACAATAAAAGCTAGTTATGAGGCTTTAAAAGCAGCTCATAATTTATAG
- the hemB gene encoding porphobilinogen synthase, which translates to MLRRPRRLRASSAIRDLVRETVLNINDLIYPLFVVEGENIKEEIPSLPDVYHFSLDKLEDEIKELNELGIQHVILFGIPDEKDPFGKEAYNDEGIVQKAIRKIKEIDPSMCVTTDVCMCQYTSHGHCGILTEKGYVDNDETLGYLTKIAVSHAKAGADMVAPSDMMDGRIQAMREGLDKSGFETVAIMSYSVKYASSFYGPFRDAAGSAPSFGDRKTYQMDPANSNEALIEAELDVLEGADMLMVKPALSYLDVIRRVKDNFDLPLVAYNVSGEYSMLKLAVKEGLLNEDAIYEAVMSIKRAGADIIITYFAKDIAKKIRG; encoded by the coding sequence ATGTTAAGAAGACCAAGAAGATTAAGAGCAAGTTCTGCAATAAGAGATTTAGTGAGAGAAACAGTACTAAATATAAACGATTTAATATACCCACTGTTTGTAGTGGAAGGAGAAAATATAAAAGAAGAAATACCATCATTACCGGATGTATATCATTTTTCTTTAGATAAATTAGAAGATGAGATAAAAGAGTTAAATGAATTAGGGATTCAACATGTTATACTATTTGGTATTCCAGATGAGAAAGATCCATTTGGTAAAGAAGCTTATAATGATGAAGGAATAGTTCAAAAAGCTATAAGAAAAATAAAAGAAATAGATCCAAGTATGTGTGTAACAACTGATGTATGTATGTGTCAATACACTAGCCACGGTCATTGTGGAATTTTAACAGAAAAAGGTTACGTAGACAATGATGAAACATTAGGATATTTAACAAAGATAGCTGTAAGTCACGCTAAAGCAGGTGCAGACATGGTAGCTCCATCTGATATGATGGATGGAAGAATACAAGCTATGAGAGAAGGATTAGATAAATCAGGTTTTGAAACTGTAGCTATAATGTCATATAGTGTTAAATATGCATCAAGTTTCTATGGACCATTTAGAGATGCAGCAGGTTCTGCTCCATCATTTGGAGATAGAAAAACATATCAAATGGATCCAGCAAACTCAAATGAAGCTTTAATAGAAGCTGAATTAGATGTTTTAGAAGGCGCAGATATGTTAATGGTTAAACCTGCATTATCATATCTTGATGTAATAAGAAGAGTTAAAGATAATTTTGATTTACCTCTAGTAGCTTATAATGTAAGTGGAGAATATTCAATGTTAAAACTTGCTGTTAAAGAAGGATTATTAAATGAAGATGCTATATATGAAGCTGTTATGTCAATAAAAAGAGCTGGAGCAGATATAATAATAACTTACTTTGCAAAAGATATAGCAAAAAAAATTAGGGGGTAA
- the cobA gene encoding uroporphyrinogen-III C-methyltransferase → MKSKVYLVGAGPGDYKLMTLKGMECIKKSDVIVYDRLANEKYLKEAKDNCEFIYVGKASSNHALPQDQINEVITKKALEGKIVTRLKGGDPYVFGRGGEEAEFLLDNGIEFEVVPGITSAIGGLCYAGIPITHRDYSSSFHVITGHLKDDENDELNWNALANNEGTLVFLMGIANLKKISNNLIREGKSKETPVALISWATRYNQSVVTGNLENIYDIAIKEGVKPPTLIVVGDVVKLREKLNFFENKPLFGKNILVTRARTQSSTLVEKIMDLGGNPIEIPTIKIEKVENNKELENEINNIKKYNYLILTSQNGVNIFFDKLNEMNLDLRLLANLKICAIGPATAKELKKRGIIADIVPEKFVGEAMYDTLKDMLNNNDNILIPRGSNARDFLVDKLSEICNVKEVYTYNTIIEDKYKDEIIGLLNDETIDYITFTSSSTVSNFIDIIGRENIDKLKSTKVISIGPITSNTAKNLGLEVYKEPSNYTINDLINCIIQD, encoded by the coding sequence ATGAAAAGTAAAGTATACTTAGTTGGAGCAGGGCCTGGAGATTATAAACTTATGACATTAAAAGGTATGGAATGCATAAAAAAATCTGATGTAATAGTTTATGATAGATTGGCAAATGAAAAGTATTTAAAAGAAGCAAAAGATAATTGTGAATTTATATATGTAGGTAAGGCATCTAGTAATCATGCACTACCCCAAGATCAAATAAATGAAGTTATTACTAAAAAAGCTCTAGAAGGAAAAATAGTAACTCGATTAAAAGGTGGAGATCCATATGTTTTTGGAAGAGGTGGAGAAGAAGCTGAATTTCTTTTAGATAATGGTATAGAATTTGAAGTAGTACCAGGGATTACATCTGCAATAGGTGGACTTTGCTATGCTGGTATACCAATAACTCATAGAGACTACTCATCTTCATTTCATGTAATAACTGGACACTTAAAAGATGATGAAAATGATGAATTAAATTGGAATGCACTAGCTAACAATGAAGGGACACTGGTTTTCTTAATGGGAATTGCTAATCTTAAAAAAATAAGCAATAACTTAATTAGAGAAGGTAAATCAAAAGAAACTCCTGTGGCTTTAATAAGTTGGGCTACTAGATATAATCAAAGTGTAGTTACAGGCAACTTAGAAAATATTTATGATATAGCAATAAAAGAAGGTGTTAAACCTCCGACACTTATTGTAGTAGGTGATGTAGTCAAACTTAGAGAAAAATTAAATTTCTTTGAAAATAAACCTCTATTTGGAAAAAATATTTTAGTTACTAGAGCTAGAACTCAAAGTAGTACTTTAGTAGAAAAAATAATGGATTTAGGTGGAAATCCAATAGAAATACCTACTATAAAAATTGAAAAAGTAGAAAATAATAAAGAATTAGAAAATGAAATTAATAACATAAAAAAATATAACTATTTAATACTTACTAGTCAAAATGGAGTAAACATATTTTTTGATAAGTTAAATGAAATGAATCTTGATTTAAGATTATTAGCTAATTTAAAAATATGTGCTATTGGGCCTGCTACAGCAAAGGAACTTAAAAAGAGAGGAATAATTGCTGATATAGTTCCTGAAAAGTTTGTAGGAGAGGCAATGTATGATACTTTAAAAGATATGCTAAATAATAATGATAATATACTTATTCCAAGAGGTTCAAATGCAAGAGACTTCTTAGTTGATAAATTAAGTGAAATTTGTAATGTAAAAGAGGTATATACATACAACACAATTATAGAAGATAAGTATAAAGATGAAATAATAGGCTTATTAAATGATGAAACTATAGATTACATAACATTTACAAGTTCATCTACAGTTTCTAATTTTATTGATATAATAGGAAGAGAGAACATAGATAAGCTTAAAAGTACAAAAGTTATATCTATAGGTCCTATAACTAGTAATACAGCTAAGAACTTAGGACTTGAAGTTTATAAAGAACCAAGTAATTACACAATAAATGATTTAATTAACTGTATTATACAAGACTAA